The following coding sequences are from one Candidatus Nanopelagicus hibericus window:
- the tal gene encoding transaldolase has protein sequence MANALELISRAGVAVWLDDLSRQRLKEKSLEKLISQDYVVGVTTNPSIFAAAIGNSELYHEDILNNQNLSVEDIITKLTTDDVRNACDLFEKTYLATGKSDGRVSIEVDPRFARDTDKTISQGKQLWQIIDRPNLLIKVPATVEGLPAISELIAQGISVNVTLIFSVARYKQVLAAYAEGISRRINSNKSVSDIHSVASFFISRIDTAIDAKLPAESELRGCAAIANAVMAYQAFLSFQNSNEWQAMANVGANIQRPLWASTGVKDPTYDSTRYVMQLVAKHTVNTMPESTLNVVKKSGVFNGDTITPNFSMSKSKIAKLALSGIDINKITYDLELDGVAKFESSWLELMKSVHRIVLGNA, from the coding sequence ATGGCTAATGCACTAGAACTAATCTCTCGGGCTGGTGTGGCTGTATGGCTGGATGATCTATCTCGACAAAGATTGAAAGAAAAATCATTAGAAAAACTCATCTCACAAGATTATGTTGTGGGAGTCACCACTAATCCAAGCATCTTTGCCGCTGCGATAGGTAACTCAGAGCTTTATCACGAAGATATATTGAATAATCAAAATCTATCTGTTGAGGATATTATTACTAAGTTGACTACTGATGATGTCCGAAACGCTTGCGACCTTTTTGAAAAAACCTATCTTGCAACTGGCAAATCAGATGGCAGGGTTTCGATTGAGGTAGATCCTAGATTTGCAAGAGATACCGATAAAACTATCTCACAAGGCAAACAACTGTGGCAGATAATTGATAGGCCTAACTTATTAATAAAAGTTCCTGCAACCGTTGAAGGCTTACCCGCTATCTCAGAGTTGATTGCACAAGGTATCAGCGTAAATGTCACATTGATTTTTTCTGTTGCGCGCTATAAACAAGTGTTAGCCGCGTATGCTGAAGGTATATCCAGACGGATTAACTCAAATAAATCTGTTAGTGATATTCATTCAGTAGCTTCATTTTTTATTAGCAGGATCGATACTGCAATCGATGCAAAACTTCCGGCAGAATCAGAACTTCGAGGTTGCGCTGCTATCGCCAATGCAGTCATGGCGTACCAGGCTTTTTTGTCCTTTCAAAACAGCAATGAGTGGCAGGCAATGGCAAATGTTGGTGCCAATATTCAGCGACCACTTTGGGCTTCCACCGGAGTCAAAGATCCCACTTATGATTCAACACGTTATGTAATGCAACTAGTTGCAAAACATACGGTGAACACAATGCCAGAATCCACCTTGAATGTGGTCAAGAAATCTGGGGTTTTTAACGGTGACACAATTACTCCGAACTTCTCTATGTCTAAATCAAAAATAGCAAAACTAGCACTATCTGGAATAGATATTAATAAGATCACTTATGACCTTGAATTAGATGGTGTTGCTAAATTCGAATCCTCCTGGTTAGAACTCATGAAGTCAGTTCATAGGATTGTTTTAGGTAACGCATGA